The window GCCTAAAGGCAACACGGCGAGCTTGGCCATCGGGAGGGGCCCGAGTTTACATACATTCATGAATGTATAGTGGCAACCGCACGCGAGTTCGGTGTTTTACATGTTCGAAGAGAGGGGGGCGAAGTGGTCCGTCGTACCAAGGAAGAAGCACTGGCCACCCGGCATCGCCTGCTCGATGCTGCGGAGGTGCTGTTCCAGTCCCAGGGCGTTTCGCGGACCACATTGCAGCAAATCGCGCAGGAGGCTGGCGCCACCCGCGGCGCGATCTACTGGCACTTCAAGGACAAGCCGGACCTCTTCAACGCCATGATGGAGCGCGTGACGCTGCCGCTGGAGTGCGCCACGCGTGAAGCGAGCGCGGCCCACGAGGATCCGTTGGCGGCGATCGAACAGGTGATGGTGCAGGCCCTGAACCTGATGGTCGCCGACCCGCAGGCGCGGCGGGTCTTCGAGGTGGCCACGCTCAAGGTAGAGTACACGGACGAGATGGCGCCCGTGCTGCAGCGCCATCGCAGCGCGCGCAACGAATGCGTGACCGATTTCGTCCATGCGCTGCAGCATGCCGCGACTCGCGCAGGCATCGAACTGCCCATTCCCGTCAAGACGGCCGCCTACGGGCTGCATGCGGTGATCAGCGGGCTGATCCAGGACTGGCTGCTCGAGCCCGGCGCCTTCGACCTTGTGCCCGCGGGGCGTCATCTGTTCAATGTTTATCTTGCAGGTCTGGGATTCGAGCGCAGGGCGGCGGTGGCGGAGGGGAACTGCAGGCAGCTCGCGTGATCAGTGATAATCAAGGGCTTCGGGCTGCGGCTCGAAGCCTCTCTCGCTGTATTTCAATGGATAGAATTCGGCCCTCCGAAGGCTGAGATCCAGGTTCGATTCCTGGCGGCGGGACCAGAACAAGAAGGGTGCGCAAGGCCGAGTCACTCGAAGCTGATATCCCTTGCGCGGATGACGTTGACGAAGTCCCTTCGTTCCCGCTTCACCATCGCCGCCCTGAGCCAAGATTGGCACCACGGCTTCAAATCCTTGTCTGCATTGAATGGCAGCTTGCGATAAAGCAGAAGGTTGATCATCGTTGATCCTCCTGCCGATGGGATCCGGGCTGACCACTGCTGCTGCGGGTGGGTAGCGTCATTGCCGTGACGCCGGCCACGACGCATGCAAGCCCAAGCCATGCCGTGGATGCCAGCCGCTCACCAAGAAACACGATGCCCACAGCGACACCGACCGGCACCCTGAGATAGGCCTGCGCGGCGGTCGACATCGGGCCCAGCGTGCGCAGGAGCCGGAAATAGAGGGTGAAGGCCAACGCGGTCGAGAGCACTGCGAGCGCCAGCAACGCGAGCACCGAGGCGGCGGAAGGCGCCAGCGTCCAGGGACGGTCGACCGCCAGGCTGGCGGGCAGCAGCACCGCCGCGCCGCTCAGCAGCGAACCCGTGGCCGGCACGACGGGATCGAGACTCTTGAACACGCGTCCTGACATCGCCGCGCAGCCGTAGCAGACGGCAGCCGCCACCAGGGCCAATTGCGGAAGCACCGAACGCCCGAGCCCGCTCAACACTTCGACGCCGACAATCAGGCAGATGCCCGCCAGCCCCGCACCCACGCCGAACAGGCGCTGCAGTGACGGCCTCTCCGCGCCGGCAAGGCACAGGCTCAGCAGAAAGATGAAGATCGGCGACGTGGAGTTGAGAATGGTCGCAAGACCCGCATCCACGCTGCGCTCGGCCCACGCGATGAGCGTGAAGGGCAGGACGCTGTTGAAGCAGGCCTGCAGCAGGAAGCGCCGCCAGGTCGCGGCATCACGGGGCAGCCGCCCGCCTCGCAACCGCAGCACGGCGAGCAGCAGCAACCCGGCGACCAGCGTACGCGATGCGATCAGCGTCAGTGGCGGGATCGTCGCCACGCCGATCTTGATGAAGGTGTATGAGGCGCCCCAGAGGGTGGCAAGCAGCACAAGCAGTGCCCATTCCGTGGTCGATCTCGGCAATCGCGCGGTCGGCGCTGGTTTGATGGTGTGAGTGCGCATGTTGCGCCAATGATCGCGAGAACGGTCTTCCTACACTTCGCCGGCGAGCGAAGCGTGCAACGCCCGACCCGTGTGCTTGTTTGCGAATTGGCATCAGCCGCCTGACCGGCTATGACCCATCGGGCATCTTCGAAAAGCCATGGCCTCGAAAATGCCCAGGTTGTTGACGAGGATGCCGATGCCAGCGTGACGCCGCACCGCCTCCTCGGCAGCGTTCACGGGGTTCGTCAGCCCAGGAAGTTGATCAATGCCGGGATGACTTGGTCTGGCGCCTCTTCCATCAGCCAGTGGCCAGAACCGTTGATGATCACGCCCTGCACGTTGTTCGCGACCATCTTGCCCTGCTCGATCAGGAATGTCCCGCCGGCCTTTTCGCCGGAGAGCACCAGCATGGGCATCGGCAGCGGCGTCTTGCCCATTTCGGCGAACTCGGCCGCGTCCTTCTCGAAGGCCTTGAAGTATTCAAATCCGGCGCGCATACCGCCCGGTTGTGCGTAGGCCTTCGCGTAGAAGCGGCGATCAGCTTCGGGCACCGAGTGCCTGGGGTCGGCCGCGAAGTCATTCCAGAAGTGCTCGAAATAAATACGCTCGCGTCCGCTCACGAGCGCCAGCGGCGTCGCACCGTGAAAATGGAAATGCCAAAGGTCGCGCAGAAGCCAGACGTTCTGCCATGCGCCGATGCCGGGAAGGAAGGCGTCCATGAGCACCACCTTGTCGGTCTCCGAAGGGAATTGGGCGGCATAGGCGTAGGCAACCATCAAGCCGATGTCATGTCCGACGATGCTCACGCTGCGGATGCCAAGCGAGCGGACAAGTTCGTGCACGTCGACGGCCATGTTTTTCTTGCCGTAGCCTGCCTCCGGCTTCGACGAGTTGCCGGCGCCCCGAAGATCGGGCACGACCACGGTGTGCGATTTCGCCAGCAGCGGCATCAGCGGGTTCCACATGTGCCCGGTCTCGGCGTAGCCGTGTAGCAGCACGACGGTCGGCCCCGCGCCGCCAATGCGGTAGTGAATGCGGGTGCCGTTCACCTCTGCGCTGCCTTCACGGAAGCCTTGCACCGCGTCCGCGGCGGGTGTCGCAGCCGCGGCCGACCCCATGCTCATTGTGGCGCCAGCGGAAACCGCGCCGGCAATCAGGGCGCGACGAGTGGGTAAGGGATGGAAGTCCATGCTGAGGCCTTGTGGGTTTGAAAGTGAAGCAAATTTATGGTTCAGCTTCACTTCCGCAAAGAGCCCAAAAGTGCTTTACTCATTCAGCTTTCCTGAATGATGGGACCTGAGCCATGGACCGATTGCGTGCTTACGAGGTGTTCGT is drawn from Variovorax sp. PBS-H4 and contains these coding sequences:
- a CDS encoding DMT family transporter, yielding MRTHTIKPAPTARLPRSTTEWALLVLLATLWGASYTFIKIGVATIPPLTLIASRTLVAGLLLLAVLRLRGGRLPRDAATWRRFLLQACFNSVLPFTLIAWAERSVDAGLATILNSTSPIFIFLLSLCLAGAERPSLQRLFGVGAGLAGICLIVGVEVLSGLGRSVLPQLALVAAAVCYGCAAMSGRVFKSLDPVVPATGSLLSGAAVLLPASLAVDRPWTLAPSAASVLALLALAVLSTALAFTLYFRLLRTLGPMSTAAQAYLRVPVGVAVGIVFLGERLASTAWLGLACVVAGVTAMTLPTRSSSGQPGSHRQEDQR
- a CDS encoding TetR family transcriptional regulator, with the translated sequence MVRRTKEEALATRHRLLDAAEVLFQSQGVSRTTLQQIAQEAGATRGAIYWHFKDKPDLFNAMMERVTLPLECATREASAAHEDPLAAIEQVMVQALNLMVADPQARRVFEVATLKVEYTDEMAPVLQRHRSARNECVTDFVHALQHAATRAGIELPIPVKTAAYGLHAVISGLIQDWLLEPGAFDLVPAGRHLFNVYLAGLGFERRAAVAEGNCRQLA
- a CDS encoding alpha/beta fold hydrolase; amino-acid sequence: MDFHPLPTRRALIAGAVSAGATMSMGSAAAATPAADAVQGFREGSAEVNGTRIHYRIGGAGPTVVLLHGYAETGHMWNPLMPLLAKSHTVVVPDLRGAGNSSKPEAGYGKKNMAVDVHELVRSLGIRSVSIVGHDIGLMVAYAYAAQFPSETDKVVLMDAFLPGIGAWQNVWLLRDLWHFHFHGATPLALVSGRERIYFEHFWNDFAADPRHSVPEADRRFYAKAYAQPGGMRAGFEYFKAFEKDAAEFAEMGKTPLPMPMLVLSGEKAGGTFLIEQGKMVANNVQGVIINGSGHWLMEEAPDQVIPALINFLG